The proteins below come from a single Vidua macroura isolate BioBank_ID:100142 chromosome 17, ASM2450914v1, whole genome shotgun sequence genomic window:
- the MAFB gene encoding transcription factor MafB, producing MAGELSIGAELPTSPLAMEYVNDFDLMKFDVKKEPLGRSDRSGRHCTRLQPAGSVSSTPISTPCSSVPSSPSFSPTEQKTHLEDLYWMANSYQQMNPEALNLTPEDAVEALIGSHQVSQQLQGFEGFRAHHHHHHHHHQHHHQYPAVTHEDLAGSGHPHHHHHHHHQASPTPSTSSSSSQQLQNSHQQHPPSSSVEDRFSDDQLVSMSVRELNRHLRGFTKDEVIRLKQKRRTLKNRGYAQSCRYKRVQQKHHLENEKTQLIQQVEQLKQEVTRLARERDAYKLKCEKLASNGFREAGSTSDNPSSPEFFM from the coding sequence ATGGCCGGAGAGCTCAGCATCGGAGCCGAGCTGCCCACTAGCCCGCTGGCCATGGAGTACGTGAACGACTTCGACTTGATGAAGTTCGACGTGAAGAAGGAGCCCCTGGGCAGGAGCGACCGCTCGGGCAGGCACTGCACCCGCCTGCAGCCGGCGGGCTCCGTCTCCTCCACCCCCATCAGCACCCCCTGCAGCTCCGTGCCCTCCTCGCCCAGCTTCAGCCCCACCGAGCAGAAGACCCACTTGGAGGACCTGTACTGGATGGCCAACAGCTACCAGCAGATGAACCCCGAGGCGCTGAACCTCACCCCAGAGGACGCTGTCGAAGCCCTCATTGGGTCCCACCAGgtgtcccagcagctgcagggcttcGAGGGCTTCCGGgcccaccaccaccatcatcatcaccatcaccaACACCACCACCAGTATCCCGCAGTCACTCACGAAGACCTGGCCGGCAGCGGGCACCCtcaccatcaccaccatcatcaCCACCAGGCCTCTCCCActccctccacctcctccagctcctcccagcagctccagaacTCGCACCAGCAGCATCCCCCCTCCAGCAGCGTGGAGGACCGGTTCTCAGATGACCAGCTGGTGTCCATGTCTGTGAGGGAGCTCAACAGGCACCTCCGAGGCTTCACCAAAGATGAGGTGATCCGCCTCAAGCAGAAGAGGAGGACCTTGAAGAACAGGGGCTATGCCCAGTCCTGCAGGTATAAACGTGTCCAGCAGAAACACCACCTGGAGAACGAAAAGACGCAGCTCATTCAGCAGGTGGAACAGCTCAAGCAAGAAGTGACCCGGCTCGCCAGAGAGAGAGACGCCTACAAGCTCAAGTGTGAGAAACTTGCCAGCAACGGCTTCAGAGAGGCCGGCTCCACCAGTGACAACCCGTCTTCCCCTGAGTTCTTCATGTGA